CACTTAAAGAAGAGAAAAGAGCCCCAAACTGAAACAGTACACCCCAGTCCCGCCGAAGTGCCTGTGCATCTTTAAACCCTATTTGATCAAGGTTTTTTCCCAGAACAGTGATCTCTCCTGCTGTTGGTTCAAGCAGCATGATCATCTCTTTCATAAGTACAGACTTACCCGATCCACTCTCTCCCAATATCCCGTAGATCTCATTTTTTTCGATATGCAAATTTACACCATCATGTATCGTTCTATTTCCAAAACGTGTAACGATATTTTTTGCTTCGATCACCGTATTCATAGATCAAGCTCCGTATAGATGACAGAAAAAAGTGCATCAAAGGCAATCACAAGAAAAATACCATTGACTACTGATGATGTGGTATGTAGTCCGATACTTTCAGTATTATGTGAGACCTGAAATCCTCTGAAAGCCCCGACTGAAGCGATAAAAAAAGCAAATACAGGCCCTTTGATCATACCCAGGACATAATGCTTTACCTCCAGTACATCATATAAGCGGTTGATAAACTGTGTCATCGAAATATCAAGCTGCATACTTGAAGCGACCATTCCTCCAAATATACCTACGATATCTGAAAAAAAGATCAATAAAGGCAATGCAACCATCATCGCTATGATACGCGGCAAAACTAAAAATGCATAGGGATCAAATCCCATCGTCCTCATTGCAGCGATCTCTTCAGTGATCTTCATCGCACCGATCTCGGCAGTATAGGAAGAACCACTGCGTCCTGCAATAACGATCGCTGTGATCATAGGCCCGAGTTCACGGGTAATGGAGATCCCTACCGTATCCACGATGAAGATATCTGCACCAAATTTTGCTAACTGTACAGATCCCTGATATG
This is a stretch of genomic DNA from Sulfurovum zhangzhouensis. It encodes these proteins:
- a CDS encoding ABC transporter permease, which gives rise to MNQNQLLLTAKGKWTLLSVPEIEPLLQQITYEQPITWDVSAVSEFDSAGVLLFTEYFKKFSEHTGVEVVGYTENQKEMYDLLKEDHVVIEPPKEDNLLETLGKNTVKFLIDTKEFIEFFGHVFYTLFHVLRNPKDIRLKEIVYHIHKAGFNALVIIALTSFLVGMVIAYQGSVQLAKFGADIFIVDTVGISITRELGPMITAIVIAGRSGSSYTAEIGAMKITEEIAAMRTMGFDPYAFLVLPRIIAMMVALPLLIFFSDIVGIFGGMVASSMQLDISMTQFINRLYDVLEVKHYVLGMIKGPVFAFFIASVGAFRGFQVSHNTESIGLHTTSSVVNGIFLVIAFDALFSVIYTELDL